One genomic window of Terriglobales bacterium includes the following:
- a CDS encoding sigma factor-like helix-turn-helix DNA-binding protein yields MASAVNQAKITALAAHFPAATEPLGAYQESFDEHRHRIYSLAFWMTDNEMSAEEIAGSVFRRAFAMSPAPSSETLDKVLLSEIRELMPVGTLCLSAPVCAEISSVRHNVKRVHLERAVVQLPPTERLIFLLHDVEGYDHARIARALGLEEQESQFGLHQARLRVRELVSSMV; encoded by the coding sequence ATGGCAAGCGCCGTAAACCAGGCAAAGATTACAGCACTAGCGGCACATTTTCCTGCAGCCACGGAACCTCTCGGGGCCTACCAGGAAAGCTTTGACGAGCACCGCCACCGCATTTACTCTCTCGCATTTTGGATGACCGACAATGAAATGAGCGCTGAGGAGATTGCGGGCAGCGTGTTCCGCCGCGCTTTTGCCATGAGCCCGGCTCCGAGTTCAGAGACTCTGGATAAAGTACTGCTGAGCGAAATCCGGGAATTGATGCCCGTCGGGACCCTGTGTCTTAGCGCTCCTGTTTGCGCTGAAATTTCTTCGGTACGGCATAACGTGAAACGTGTTCACCTGGAGCGGGCAGTGGTACAGCTGCCGCCCACCGAGCGCTTGATCTTCCTATTGCACGATGTGGAAGGTTACGACCATGCCCGCATAGCCCGTGCGTTGGGACTGGAAGAGCAGGAATCGCAGTTCGGCCTTCACCAAGCCCGCTTGCGGGTGCGTGAACTTGTCAGCAGCATGGTTTAG
- a CDS encoding GAF domain-containing protein, which produces MNFSRWCAWMGGAQFVGALPPAEAPEILVLLGASLLVFRTFRHRYLLPWMLGWLAYLIYRGPQWLLPSNLGLGWAPAVAFIAAVFLFSAAILLYTNSQFLLLPAAIAATMGIAMAVLRDIFWPHSPLVLWALEGTFRVCILFALVRLIRQSWGGWRIGPWLLCASLPLLHLEPGIAKGHLFSGLDFAIESVLCLGMLMIVLDESKIRTRQLGVVNALAGAITQAPNQQAMLEMALQQLKQLTGASAAWFRFLKGNRTIIAGRLGVAPEFLKNRQHWEHDRALATLVARSTPALLKTSDLDPATRDHFQRDGMRYVVAIPVKGKTSVIGLLALSYRRQSSYLMEELEFLGATANQLGIAVENLALLELILRSQREWVSTFDSIEDCILVHDSEYRIMKANRALLTRLGRSPLEVVESTCDQVLPHDRTEWQGCPYCTHITAEFAEGADPCFGGSSLVSTSSYVWTPSYSDDDRQKELGTIHIVRDTTEYRAAEQKYRLLFEQVHEGVFVADRHGKLLDCNNALVTMLGYAQRDDLLALNADALYASLEQRGKLLRQIETHNHVRSFEVQLRKRDGSTLAAVETSFATRNAAGEIERYQGFLLDVTEKKRAEDEIRRRNRELHVLNAIAVIATQSFDLDEILSLTLRQVIHLFNAETGSVYLTEHGSDKLRRRASWGHRTEMGLLHPELILSHESWEAIVRMRVEVLTPKHLTRLPEPVTNFIRAEGLRSWMWAILWGKDEPLGVMGISSREEREFTASDEKLVIAIGRQLATTVDKIRLYEETSRAYEDLRRTQEQLLQSEKMSAIGQLIAGVAHELNNPLTAILGYAQLLENEALGERSRDFVRKLFTQAQRTHRLVQNLLSFARQRKPQKIEVDVPRVLEDTLVLREYDLKRSNIVLEREVAPDLPSVIADPHQLEQVFLNIINNAVDAIQEGEGGGILRVRIYSQEARVCVEFHDSGPGLLDPKRIFDPFYTTKSVGKGTGLGLSICYGIVKEHGGEISAQNSPEGGAVVLVCLPAADKTIQLQQPIISPPRQLALEGRVLLVDDEEGVLEFEREVLAGAGAKVATASSAEEALVLMRAENFDAYILNGSMPNGWAAQRMFDWLAQNRAGSQKHLLFTFAVIDAATQVFLDEKGIQYLIKPFDMGDIIAATRRVLSKVHAASASQ; this is translated from the coding sequence ATGAACTTCTCGCGGTGGTGCGCCTGGATGGGCGGCGCTCAGTTCGTCGGCGCCTTACCTCCCGCCGAAGCCCCGGAAATACTGGTGCTTCTGGGAGCCAGCCTTCTTGTCTTTCGAACTTTCCGGCACCGCTACCTTCTCCCCTGGATGCTGGGTTGGCTGGCCTATCTCATCTACCGCGGGCCGCAGTGGTTACTGCCCTCGAACCTCGGGCTGGGCTGGGCGCCGGCCGTCGCCTTCATTGCAGCCGTGTTTCTCTTCTCCGCGGCAATTTTGCTCTACACCAACAGTCAATTTCTCCTGCTGCCAGCGGCTATAGCGGCCACCATGGGAATCGCGATGGCGGTGCTGCGGGACATATTCTGGCCCCATTCACCCTTGGTTCTGTGGGCACTTGAAGGCACATTCCGAGTCTGTATTCTTTTTGCCCTGGTTCGGCTCATACGGCAAAGCTGGGGTGGTTGGCGGATCGGTCCCTGGCTGCTGTGTGCCTCCTTGCCCTTGCTGCACCTGGAACCGGGCATCGCGAAGGGACATTTATTCTCCGGCTTGGATTTTGCGATAGAGAGCGTGCTTTGTCTTGGCATGCTGATGATCGTCCTGGATGAGTCAAAAATCCGCACTCGCCAATTGGGTGTGGTAAATGCCCTCGCCGGAGCTATCACTCAGGCACCCAACCAGCAAGCCATGCTGGAAATGGCACTGCAACAGCTAAAGCAGCTGACGGGCGCGAGTGCCGCGTGGTTCCGCTTCTTAAAAGGGAACCGCACCATCATCGCTGGGCGGCTGGGAGTGGCCCCCGAATTCCTTAAAAATCGTCAGCACTGGGAACACGATAGAGCACTAGCGACCCTGGTGGCCCGCTCTACCCCAGCCTTGCTGAAGACAAGCGATCTCGATCCGGCTACTCGGGATCACTTCCAACGAGATGGCATGCGTTACGTGGTTGCCATACCTGTGAAAGGTAAGACATCCGTAATCGGACTGCTCGCCCTGTCGTATCGCCGTCAGAGTTCGTATTTGATGGAGGAGCTGGAATTTCTAGGGGCTACCGCTAACCAGCTAGGTATCGCAGTAGAGAACCTGGCGCTGCTTGAGCTTATCCTGCGCTCTCAGCGCGAATGGGTCAGCACCTTTGACTCGATCGAGGATTGCATCCTGGTCCACGATTCCGAATACCGCATCATGAAGGCCAATCGCGCGTTATTGACCCGCTTGGGTCGGTCACCGCTGGAAGTAGTTGAAAGCACCTGCGACCAGGTATTGCCGCACGACCGAACCGAATGGCAGGGATGTCCGTATTGCACACACATTACGGCTGAGTTCGCCGAAGGCGCCGACCCTTGCTTCGGGGGGTCTTCTCTGGTCTCGACTTCGTCCTATGTCTGGACCCCTTCCTACAGCGACGATGACCGTCAAAAAGAGCTTGGCACCATACATATTGTTCGCGACACCACCGAATATCGCGCCGCGGAACAAAAGTACCGGCTCCTGTTTGAACAGGTCCATGAAGGAGTGTTTGTCGCCGACCGGCACGGCAAGCTCTTGGACTGCAACAACGCCCTGGTCACCATGCTGGGGTACGCACAACGCGACGATTTACTGGCGCTGAATGCCGATGCGCTCTACGCCTCGTTGGAGCAGCGAGGCAAGTTGCTCAGGCAAATAGAGACGCATAATCACGTCCGTAGCTTTGAAGTACAGCTTCGCAAGCGTGACGGAAGCACCCTGGCTGCCGTGGAAACCAGTTTTGCCACTCGTAATGCTGCTGGCGAAATCGAACGCTACCAAGGTTTCCTCCTTGATGTCACTGAAAAGAAGAGAGCAGAGGATGAAATTCGCCGCCGCAATCGCGAGTTGCACGTGCTCAACGCCATTGCGGTCATTGCCACACAGTCCTTTGACTTGGACGAAATTCTTAGCCTTACTCTGCGGCAGGTGATCCACTTATTCAACGCGGAGACGGGTTCGGTCTACCTGACCGAACACGGCTCAGACAAACTCCGGCGGCGCGCCTCCTGGGGCCATCGCACCGAAATGGGATTACTGCACCCGGAACTCATCCTGTCCCATGAATCGTGGGAAGCTATCGTGCGCATGCGAGTTGAAGTCCTTACTCCAAAGCACCTTACGCGCCTGCCTGAGCCAGTAACCAACTTCATCCGCGCTGAAGGCTTACGCTCGTGGATGTGGGCCATCCTGTGGGGCAAGGACGAACCGCTGGGGGTGATGGGCATCAGCAGCCGTGAGGAACGCGAATTTACCGCGAGCGACGAAAAGTTGGTGATTGCAATCGGCCGTCAGCTGGCTACTACTGTGGACAAAATACGTCTGTATGAGGAGACCTCGCGCGCCTACGAGGACTTGCGCAGGACCCAGGAGCAGCTGCTGCAGAGCGAGAAAATGTCTGCCATTGGACAATTAATCGCGGGCGTCGCGCACGAGTTGAACAATCCGTTGACCGCTATTTTGGGGTACGCTCAATTGCTGGAAAACGAAGCTCTGGGCGAGCGCTCACGGGACTTCGTTCGCAAGTTGTTCACCCAGGCGCAACGCACTCACCGCCTGGTACAGAACCTGCTTTCATTCGCTCGACAACGCAAGCCCCAGAAGATCGAAGTAGATGTTCCCCGCGTGCTGGAGGACACGCTGGTTCTGCGGGAATACGATCTCAAGCGCAGCAATATTGTTTTGGAACGCGAGGTGGCTCCTGATCTTCCCTCCGTGATTGCTGACCCTCACCAGCTCGAGCAGGTGTTCCTTAACATCATCAACAATGCGGTGGACGCAATCCAGGAGGGTGAAGGAGGTGGCATCCTGCGAGTGCGGATTTATAGCCAGGAAGCCCGCGTATGTGTCGAGTTCCATGATAGTGGGCCCGGGCTTCTCGACCCCAAACGCATCTTCGATCCTTTTTACACAACCAAGAGTGTTGGAAAAGGCACCGGGCTTGGGCTGAGCATTTGCTATGGCATCGTAAAGGAGCATGGAGGCGAAATCTCAGCCCAGAATTCGCCTGAGGGTGGGGCGGTCGTGCTGGTTTGCCTGCCTGCGGCAGATAAGACAATTCAGTTGCAGCAACCAATTATTTCACCTCCGCGGCAGCTTGCCCTTGAAGGCCGCGTTCTGCTGGTGGACGATGAGGAGGGCGTGCTCGAGTTCGAACGCGAAGTGCTCGCAGGCGCAGGGGCAAAGGTCGCAACCGCCAGTTCTGCAGAGGAAGCTCTCGTCCTGATGAGAGCAGAAAATTTCGATGCTTACATCCTGAATGGCAGCATGCCTAATGGTTGGGCAGCCCAGAGGATGTTCGACTGGCTGGCACAAAACCGTGCGGGTAGCCAGAAGCATCTGCTGTTCACTTTCGCAGTAATTGATGCCGCGACCCAGGTTTTCTTGGATGAAAAGGGAATCCAATATCTGATTAAGCCTTTTGACATGGGCGACATCATAGCTGCCACCCGGCGCGTGCTGAGCAAAGTGCACGCCGCATCTGCTTCTCAATAA
- a CDS encoding HD domain-containing phosphohydrolase — translation MAAERILVVDDEEAIREIVTSMLSSAGYQCQQACSGKEALAVIESDPQFELVLSDLMMAELDGIGLLERAKEQYPDIPVVMVTAVHDISVALAAIRNGAYDYLLKPFEREQLLATVRRALENRRLKIENRSYQTNLESLVKARTDQLYRAMSDLERSYDITLEALGDALDLKDAETEGHSKRVTAFTIAIARAMGVGDDRIRVIARGAFLHDIGKMAIPDAILRKPGALNPEEVTIMREHCFRGYQMLRKIPFLAEAADIVYSHQERYDGTGYPRGLKGSEIPMGARIFSVADTLDAITSDRPYRAAQSVEAAREEIARWADRQFDPDVVKAFLAMPARIWEELRKEIDSQIYRFAYSAAAK, via the coding sequence ATGGCAGCCGAGCGCATTCTTGTGGTTGATGACGAGGAGGCAATCAGAGAGATTGTGACCTCCATGCTGAGCTCTGCCGGGTATCAATGCCAGCAAGCGTGTTCCGGCAAAGAGGCGTTGGCGGTCATTGAGTCGGACCCCCAGTTCGAGCTTGTGCTCTCTGATTTGATGATGGCCGAACTCGACGGCATTGGCCTGCTGGAACGCGCCAAGGAACAGTATCCCGATATACCGGTTGTGATGGTCACCGCCGTCCATGACATCTCTGTTGCCTTGGCGGCAATTCGTAATGGCGCCTATGACTACCTGCTCAAGCCGTTTGAGCGTGAGCAATTACTCGCGACGGTGCGGCGCGCGCTGGAAAATCGGCGCCTGAAGATTGAGAATCGCTCCTATCAAACCAACCTCGAATCTCTGGTGAAGGCGCGAACCGACCAGCTTTATCGCGCGATGAGCGACCTGGAACGCTCGTACGACATCACGCTTGAAGCCCTCGGGGACGCGCTCGACTTAAAAGACGCAGAGACAGAAGGGCACTCCAAGCGCGTTACTGCCTTCACCATCGCCATCGCCCGAGCTATGGGGGTGGGAGACGATAGGATACGTGTCATCGCGCGTGGCGCCTTCCTCCACGACATTGGAAAGATGGCCATTCCGGATGCCATCCTGCGTAAGCCGGGAGCCCTCAATCCAGAGGAAGTCACCATTATGCGCGAGCACTGCTTCCGCGGTTACCAGATGCTGCGCAAAATCCCCTTCCTGGCTGAGGCGGCCGATATCGTGTATTCCCACCAGGAGCGCTACGACGGCACTGGGTATCCTCGCGGACTCAAGGGGTCTGAGATCCCAATGGGGGCACGCATCTTCTCCGTAGCTGACACGCTTGACGCCATCACTTCCGATCGGCCCTACCGGGCGGCACAGTCGGTGGAGGCTGCGCGTGAAGAGATTGCCCGCTGGGCTGACCGGCAATTCGATCCGGATGTGGTCAAGGCATTCCTGGCAATGCCAGCGCGGATCTGGGAAGAATTACGTAAGGAGATTGACTCGCAGATTTACCGATTTGCGTATTCCGCAGCAGCCAAATAG
- a CDS encoding SIMPL domain-containing protein, producing the protein MKMAVWVVALITSLNLASAQEHPTVSAQANTVYVGADGKYEAAPDTALVQFSISTQADTAKAAYDQASRGAEQVRQLLRSNGIPPQMAEFGFFSLQPIYDYRSPKHKLVGYRVNSSVSLKLKDFSKVSPILQQLTDIDVTEYQSINYILEDMDAAKLKAVDQAYAHARQEADALARAAQRAVGELSYASVDTFEQVRPMPMAARAMMGAMDKTAMAAPTEEFTPQKVTVTAHVNALFTLK; encoded by the coding sequence ATGAAGATGGCAGTCTGGGTTGTGGCACTCATCACCAGCCTAAATTTGGCCTCTGCCCAGGAACATCCGACGGTAAGCGCTCAAGCGAATACAGTTTATGTAGGAGCCGATGGCAAGTACGAAGCGGCGCCGGATACGGCGCTGGTGCAGTTTAGTATTTCCACTCAGGCTGATACTGCCAAAGCCGCCTACGATCAGGCTAGCCGCGGAGCGGAGCAGGTCCGTCAGCTATTGCGTTCAAACGGAATCCCTCCACAAATGGCGGAGTTTGGATTCTTCTCTCTGCAACCGATTTACGACTATCGCTCACCCAAACACAAGCTCGTCGGATATCGCGTGAACAGCAGTGTATCGCTCAAACTCAAAGACTTTTCCAAGGTCTCGCCCATTCTGCAACAGCTCACCGACATTGACGTGACCGAATATCAAAGCATCAATTACATCCTGGAGGATATGGACGCTGCCAAACTAAAGGCGGTAGACCAGGCCTATGCCCACGCCCGGCAAGAAGCAGACGCGCTAGCCAGGGCCGCCCAGCGCGCTGTCGGAGAACTGTCTTACGCTTCAGTGGATACGTTCGAACAGGTCAGACCTATGCCCATGGCCGCTCGCGCCATGATGGGAGCCATGGACAAGACTGCGATGGCCGCTCCCACCGAAGAGTTCACTCCTCAGAAGGTCACCGTAACCGCGCACGTCAATGCTTTGTTTACCCTGAAATGA
- a CDS encoding serine hydrolase, translating into MHPGLTKNLMVLSLLVTPAFAANLQQKIEAMAAHHHGKVALYAINMKTGATVAINPDRPVATASVIKLPLMVEAYAQVKAGKRRLTDKVTLTKENQVPGSGVLTFLQPGLELTLQDAIVLMMTVSDNTGTNMVIDQVGIPSVNARMNSMGLKNTYLYKKVYKPAEGQLPPDSKQFGLGKTTAREMAEVMESVEGCATSAKPPTSAPADWNGISDSALCRQMIGIMRNQQYRNMIPHYLEVVDTSETPSAIADKIGMLDDVRNDVALIESKSGPIVISAFTYDNKDQSWNAENEAELLIARMSKAIVDAWAPAGLKTGAQEASK; encoded by the coding sequence ATGCATCCGGGCTTAACCAAGAATTTAATGGTTCTTTCGCTATTGGTCACCCCTGCGTTTGCTGCCAACTTGCAGCAAAAAATTGAGGCCATGGCGGCGCACCATCATGGGAAGGTGGCGCTCTATGCGATCAATATGAAGACGGGCGCAACTGTAGCGATTAATCCTGATCGGCCTGTAGCGACCGCGTCGGTGATCAAATTGCCTCTCATGGTAGAGGCTTACGCGCAGGTCAAAGCAGGAAAGCGCCGCCTGACCGACAAAGTCACGCTCACTAAAGAAAACCAGGTACCCGGTTCGGGAGTCCTGACATTTCTCCAGCCTGGGCTCGAGCTCACGTTGCAGGACGCCATCGTGCTGATGATGACCGTCAGCGATAACACGGGAACAAATATGGTGATCGATCAGGTCGGGATCCCCTCGGTCAACGCGCGAATGAACAGCATGGGCCTGAAGAATACCTACCTGTATAAGAAAGTTTACAAGCCTGCCGAGGGCCAACTACCTCCGGACAGCAAGCAGTTCGGGCTGGGAAAGACTACAGCGCGGGAAATGGCGGAGGTCATGGAGAGCGTCGAAGGCTGCGCCACGAGCGCGAAACCGCCAACCTCTGCACCCGCGGATTGGAACGGCATCTCTGATTCCGCGCTCTGCCGGCAGATGATCGGCATTATGCGTAACCAGCAATATCGCAACATGATTCCGCATTATTTGGAAGTCGTGGACACATCCGAGACGCCCTCCGCCATCGCCGACAAGATTGGCATGCTGGACGACGTGCGCAATGATGTTGCGCTGATCGAAAGTAAATCCGGGCCGATCGTGATCTCCGCCTTTACCTATGACAATAAAGACCAAAGCTGGAACGCGGAAAATGAAGCTGAACTACTCATCGCTCGAATGTCAAAAGCAATCGTGGACGCCTGGGCGCCCGCGGGTCTGAAGACCGGCGCACAAGAGGCTAGCAAATAG
- a CDS encoding phosphate ABC transporter ATP-binding protein produces the protein MTLPAAPEPTTSDAPLLRTEHLSRVVNGVAIVDDISVEVRTGETLAIFGPSGSGKTSFLRLLNRLDEPASGTVFIQEIDYRQIPPRELRRKVGMVTQRPFLFPGTVAYNIAFGPLQRGENLPDDTIELLLTKVGLPGFSNRDVTNLSGGEAQRVSLARALANSPTVLLMDEPTSALDDDAKQGVESLIRSIIRDARLTCVIVTHDMPQAARMADRVMMIQAGRAIRIGPVKEVLHAQLVL, from the coding sequence ATGACCCTGCCCGCAGCGCCGGAACCTACGACATCCGACGCGCCACTGTTGAGGACTGAACATCTCAGCCGAGTGGTGAACGGCGTTGCGATCGTAGATGACATCTCGGTTGAGGTCCGCACTGGTGAGACGCTCGCAATCTTTGGCCCAAGTGGCTCAGGTAAGACATCATTCCTGCGACTTTTGAATCGCCTGGATGAGCCCGCCAGCGGAACAGTTTTTATTCAGGAAATAGATTATCGGCAGATTCCGCCCCGTGAACTTCGCCGCAAAGTGGGGATGGTCACGCAACGGCCTTTTCTGTTTCCGGGAACCGTAGCCTACAACATCGCTTTTGGGCCACTACAGCGCGGCGAAAATTTACCGGACGACACCATAGAGCTGTTGCTCACCAAAGTTGGCCTGCCCGGGTTCTCTAACCGCGACGTGACTAACCTATCGGGAGGCGAAGCTCAACGCGTTTCACTCGCCCGCGCCCTTGCTAATTCGCCAACTGTTCTTCTCATGGATGAACCAACGTCCGCCCTGGATGACGACGCCAAGCAGGGCGTCGAATCACTTATCAGGAGCATCATCCGCGATGCCCGGCTCACCTGCGTGATCGTTACCCATGACATGCCCCAAGCTGCCCGCATGGCTGATCGAGTCATGATGATTCAGGCTGGTCGTGCTATTCGCATAGGCCCAGTAAAAGAGGTGCTACATGCTCAACTGGTTCTTTAA
- a CDS encoding ABC transporter permease — MLNWFFNGQLQLGLAQAAVSAALAIAVVLLARKRHIHLERETAIALVRGLVQIIAVGSVLVALLHAPRWVSIFLLTGMIFAAGATSTRRAKGIPGAFRVSTYAIALGAGVVIAIMTGLGVIDTAITALIPVGSMLIANSMNTNGLALNRFRSEVLAHVGEVETALALGAGPNESVAPYVQASFEASLIPAIDSLRSLGIVWIPGLMAGMLLSGARPIYAAIYQFVVLAMIFAASGLTSLVSTTFIRGHAFSPAEQLILRPTLGK; from the coding sequence ATGCTCAACTGGTTCTTTAACGGCCAACTACAGCTAGGCCTGGCCCAGGCTGCGGTTTCAGCTGCGTTGGCAATCGCGGTAGTTCTGCTTGCCCGCAAGCGTCATATCCACCTAGAACGAGAGACCGCGATAGCGCTAGTCCGAGGACTGGTCCAGATCATTGCGGTGGGTTCCGTTCTGGTGGCTTTGCTGCATGCGCCGCGGTGGGTCAGCATTTTCCTGCTTACAGGAATGATCTTTGCCGCCGGAGCCACCTCAACCCGGCGTGCCAAGGGCATTCCCGGGGCATTCAGAGTTTCCACTTACGCCATCGCATTAGGAGCTGGCGTAGTGATTGCGATCATGACGGGTCTGGGCGTAATTGACACCGCGATCACGGCATTGATCCCAGTCGGCAGCATGTTGATCGCGAATTCAATGAATACGAATGGCCTGGCATTGAACCGCTTTCGCTCTGAAGTGTTGGCACATGTGGGTGAGGTGGAAACTGCCCTGGCATTGGGCGCCGGACCTAACGAAAGCGTCGCACCCTACGTACAGGCATCGTTCGAAGCCAGTCTCATCCCGGCGATTGATTCGCTGCGATCGCTGGGGATTGTCTGGATACCTGGGTTGATGGCAGGAATGTTGCTGTCCGGCGCGAGGCCGATTTACGCGGCTATCTATCAGTTCGTAGTTTTGGCGATGATCTTCGCAGCGTCAGGTCTCACCTCGCTGGTGAGCACGACTTTTATCCGTGGTCACGCGTTCTCTCCCGCGGAGCAGCTCATTCTTCGGCCTACATTGGGAAAATAG
- a CDS encoding serine hydrolase — MILRLRNRAAALACILILTSFSYAKTKKSYAIPLPQVDAILQDAITNRQVPGAVVLIGHDKHVVYRKAFGWRSLEPRRERMTVDTIFDLASLTKVVATTTSVMRLVELGQVRINDPVIRYIPEFAANGKQDITVRQLLTHYSGLAPDIDLNPPWQGRDIAYQMSFQEKPASPPGTRFIYSDTNFIVLGALVERVSGMPLDKYAEAHVFLPLGMAHTRFLPPHAWLPRIAPTEYDERNVMLRGVVHDPRARRMGGVAGHAGLFSTADDLAKFAQDLLDGGKILSPLIIEKMSTPQQPPTATSVRGLGWDIDSPLSSNRGELLPVGSFGHTGWTGTSIWIDPTTRTYIIILANGVHPRGQGTAISLRSKVATAVAAALHLTVAEKDQVRLARITGYNEAETAARNVQVRAGAVKTGIDVLEVSNFDLDLFHSTATQKRIGILTNQTGLDAEGHRTIDVLAHAPGVSLAAIFSPEHGVTGTLDTTSIGNSTDSATGVPVYSVYGNTDAERRPSLDVLKSLSAVFIDIQDAGVRFYTYETTLGYFLEAAAQAGIEIVVLDRPNPITGSMVQGPIPDSGTQSFTNYHPMPIRHGMTMGELARMFNVERHLNANLNVLPMQGWMRGDWFDSTSLVWVNPSPNLRSLTEATLYPGVALVEGTNVSVGRGTDTPFELVGAPWVSARELADFLNARQIPGVRLVPISFTPNASNYAGQLCQGVNIILLDRTVLNAPELGIELASALRHLYPQQYHMDRMIELLANKAVFDAIMAGEDPQRIAADWREALEAFEQVRQKYLIYK, encoded by the coding sequence ATGATTCTCCGGCTTCGCAACCGAGCTGCTGCGCTGGCCTGCATACTCATTCTGACCAGTTTTTCATACGCAAAAACCAAGAAGTCGTACGCCATTCCGCTTCCGCAAGTAGATGCAATTCTTCAGGATGCAATTACCAACCGTCAGGTACCCGGCGCCGTAGTGTTGATCGGGCACGACAAGCATGTGGTCTATCGCAAAGCATTTGGCTGGAGATCGCTGGAGCCGCGGCGCGAGCGCATGACGGTGGACACCATTTTTGATCTTGCTTCACTTACCAAGGTGGTGGCCACAACCACATCGGTGATGCGCCTGGTGGAGCTTGGTCAAGTGCGGATCAACGATCCTGTCATACGTTATATTCCGGAGTTTGCTGCCAATGGCAAACAGGACATAACTGTCCGCCAACTGTTGACGCACTATTCCGGGCTGGCCCCAGACATTGATCTGAACCCACCATGGCAGGGACGCGACATTGCCTACCAGATGTCTTTTCAGGAGAAGCCGGCGAGCCCACCCGGAACACGATTCATCTATAGCGACACCAACTTCATTGTCCTCGGAGCACTGGTAGAGCGGGTATCCGGCATGCCGCTCGATAAGTATGCGGAAGCGCATGTCTTCCTGCCGCTCGGAATGGCGCATACGCGTTTTCTGCCCCCGCATGCATGGTTGCCCAGGATCGCGCCCACCGAGTATGACGAGCGCAATGTGATGCTGCGCGGTGTGGTGCACGATCCCCGGGCGCGGCGCATGGGCGGAGTGGCTGGGCACGCAGGACTATTCTCCACCGCCGATGACCTCGCCAAGTTCGCTCAGGACCTGCTGGATGGCGGAAAAATCCTTTCGCCCCTCATCATCGAGAAAATGAGTACGCCCCAGCAACCGCCCACAGCTACCAGCGTGCGCGGGCTTGGCTGGGACATAGATTCGCCTCTCTCCAGCAATCGCGGCGAACTCTTGCCCGTCGGCTCCTTTGGCCACACTGGTTGGACGGGAACCTCCATTTGGATTGATCCCACGACGCGCACCTACATAATCATTCTTGCCAACGGAGTGCACCCGCGCGGACAAGGCACTGCCATCTCATTGCGCTCCAAAGTGGCGACTGCGGTCGCCGCCGCCCTGCACCTGACCGTAGCCGAAAAAGACCAGGTGCGGCTCGCGCGCATTACCGGCTACAACGAAGCCGAGACGGCCGCGCGCAATGTGCAGGTCCGGGCGGGCGCGGTAAAAACGGGCATAGATGTTCTCGAAGTCAGCAATTTCGATCTCGACCTTTTTCATAGCACGGCAACCCAGAAGCGCATCGGAATTCTTACCAACCAAACCGGTCTCGACGCCGAAGGCCACCGCACCATTGATGTGCTCGCCCACGCGCCCGGAGTCTCACTAGCCGCCATCTTCAGCCCCGAGCACGGTGTCACTGGCACGCTCGACACCACTTCAATCGGCAACTCCACCGATTCAGCCACGGGAGTACCGGTTTATAGCGTCTATGGAAACACTGACGCCGAACGCCGTCCTTCACTCGATGTGCTTAAGAGCCTGAGCGCTGTTTTTATAGACATTCAGGACGCGGGCGTGCGCTTCTACACTTACGAAACTACGCTCGGTTATTTCCTGGAAGCGGCGGCGCAGGCGGGCATTGAGATCGTGGTTCTGGATCGGCCGAATCCGATTACCGGATCGATGGTCCAAGGGCCAATCCCCGATTCCGGAACGCAAAGTTTCACCAACTATCATCCCATGCCTATTCGCCACGGCATGACCATGGGAGAGTTGGCGAGGATGTTTAACGTCGAACGGCACCTTAACGCGAATCTCAACGTTCTCCCGATGCAGGGCTGGATGCGCGGCGATTGGTTTGACTCGACATCGCTGGTCTGGGTAAATCCTTCGCCAAATCTGCGCAGCTTGACCGAAGCCACCCTGTATCCGGGAGTGGCATTGGTTGAAGGTACAAATGTTTCCGTGGGCCGAGGCACGGACACCCCGTTCGAGTTGGTGGGTGCGCCTTGGGTGAGTGCCAGGGAACTGGCTGATTTCCTGAACGCCCGGCAGATTCCGGGTGTTCGATTGGTACCCATCAGCTTCACTCCAAACGCCAGCAATTATGCCGGCCAGCTGTGCCAGGGAGTGAACATCATTCTTCTTGATCGCACCGTTTTAAACGCGCCGGAACTGGGCATCGAACTAGCGTCAGCACTGCGCCACCTGTATCCGCAGCAGTACCACATGGACCGTATGATAGAGTTGCTCGCGAACAAAGCGGTGTTCGATGCGATCATGGCGGGAGAGGATCCGCAGCGTATCGCAGCCGACTGGCGCGAGGCACTCGAGGCCTTTGAGCAGGTTCGCCAGAAATACCTGATTTACAAATAA